In Perognathus longimembris pacificus isolate PPM17 chromosome 3, ASM2315922v1, whole genome shotgun sequence, a single window of DNA contains:
- the C3H11orf87 gene encoding uncharacterized protein C11orf87 homolog, giving the protein MSARAPKELRLALPPCLFNRTFASPNASSHAGGRGPGAGGGGTCITQVGQQLFQSFSSTLVLIVLVTLIFCLIVLSLSTFHIHKRRMKKRKMQRAQEEYERDHCSGSRGSGSGRLPRAGAGAGGQTPIQGKENRLERQPRDSAFGGAPSKATSSSPGLPCQRPCAPPPPQPTPSPQGAHAASSCLDTAGEGLLQTVVLS; this is encoded by the coding sequence ATGAGTGCCAGGGCGCCCAAAGAGCTGAGGCTGGCGCTGCCGCCTTGTCTCTTCAACCGGACCTTTGCCTCCCCCAACGCCAGCAGCCACGCcgggggccgcgggccgggcgcggggggcggcggcaCCTGCATCACCCAGGTGGGACAGCAGCTCTTCCAGTCCTTCTCCTCCACGCTGGTGCTGATCGTCCTGGTCACGCTCATCTTCTGCCTCATCGTGCTGTCCCTCTCCACCTTCCACATCCACAAGCGTAGGATGAAGAAGCGGAAGATGCAGAGGGCTCAGGAGGAATACGAGCGAGATCACTGCAGTGGCAGCCGTGGAAGTGGAAGTGGCCGGCTGccccgggcaggggcaggggcaggggggcagACCCCGatccaaggaaaagaaaaccgGCTGGAGAGGCAGCCCCGAGACTCTGCCTTCGGCGGCGCGCCCTCGAAAGCCACCTCGTCGTCCCCTGGCCTCCCATGCCAGCGTCCCTGTGCTCCGCCACCTCCTCAACCAACCCCCAGTCCACAAGGAGCGCACGCAGCTTCTTCCTGTTTGGACACAGCTGGCGAGGGCCTTTTACAAACGGTGGTACTGTCCTGA